In Arcobacter ellisii, a genomic segment contains:
- a CDS encoding glycoside hydrolase family protein encodes MNYEELEKSIKKSENISLKPYLCPKGHITIGWGRNLRLNGISKSEADLMLKNDILNIKLELEDKLPIFKKLDDIRQNVLLEMAFNMGVPKLLGFKNTIAFLKKNDFESASKEMLNSKWHREFIEYDMKDNKRGNSGLLRSEYLSKVMREGKY; translated from the coding sequence ATGAATTATGAAGAATTAGAAAAATCAATTAAAAAGAGTGAAAACATAAGTTTAAAACCTTATTTGTGCCCAAAAGGTCATATAACAATTGGTTGGGGTAGAAATTTAAGATTAAATGGAATTTCAAAAAGTGAAGCAGATTTGATGTTAAAAAATGACATTTTAAACATTAAATTAGAGTTAGAGGACAAATTACCAATATTTAAAAAGCTAGATGATATTAGACAAAATGTTCTTTTAGAAATGGCTTTTAATATGGGAGTTCCTAAACTTCTTGGATTTAAAAATACAATAGCATTTTTAAAGAAAAATGATTTTGAATCTGCAAGTAAAGAAATGCTTAACTCAAAATGGCATAGAGAATTCATTGAATATGATATGAAAGATAATAAAAGAGGAAATTCAGGACTATTAAGAAGTGAATATCTAAGTAAAGTAATGAGAGAGGGGAAATACTAA